Genomic segment of Panicum virgatum strain AP13 chromosome 2K, P.virgatum_v5, whole genome shotgun sequence:
CATTCCCTTTGGTCAGCTTGAGGGAACACTTCCTGTACTGCATTCTCTAACCCTTTGCATGCATCGGAACAAATAGCAAGTGTAGGCATATCTCCTATAGCTCTGTGAAGCATTGTCATAAACCAAGTCCAATTATCTGATGTCTCAGAGTCTATAAATCCAAAAGCGACAGGATACATCCAATTGTGACCATCTAGTGCTGCGGCTGCAGCTAAATGCCCATTCCACCTACCATTAAGTGCTGTAGAGTCTACACTAAGGTATGGCCTACATCCTTCTTTAAAGCCTTCAATGCAAGGACCCAATGCACAAAAAAATCTATGAAAGTACACCTGACCAGCAACAACCTTGACATCAATCTCAATAATACTACCTGGTGACCGCTTCATGACCTCTTCCTTCCAATTGAATAGCTGCTGAAAACTATCTTCCCAGCTACCATACACTTCTACAAGAGCCTTTTGTCTTCCCTTCCACACTGTATCATAATGAATTGTGCACTTGTGGTCATCTTGCAACCTCAGCTGCAACTCTTTAGTGCCCATTGCCTTCTTTCTAAGGATATGAACAGCCTTTGAAGCAACCCATGCACTTGTTGCTGTAGTAGTCTTCCTCCTACTACTGGACATACACTTGTGCAGGGCAATCAATACTGTGACCTGTCATTAACAAATTGTTAGGAGCTAATAAAGAGCAAAAATCTCAACAAATACAAAAGAAATTGTTAGCAAGTCAATACCATAACAGTTCTTCCATCAGGCTGCGTTCTACCAACAATGTGCCAAGGGCAATCATCTGCATTACAATTAGCAATGTATCTAGTTCGGTCAGTTTTCTTAATGGCAAACTCAAACTCCTCATTGATGGCAAATTGTCTCATAGCCAATCTGAACTCTTTCATGCTGGGGTATACAGACCCAATATTCATGCATGGCTTGTTTGCATCATACACTATCTCCTTCTCCCATGGTATGAAATCATCAACGGGTAGGGATGCCCCAGCAGtattgtaacgacccggcccgggataacggctaagatctactcttcaagttgagtaaaccacacctactaattaatcctcttgcgctttcgtcctcgcttcgcgcaaaaaggatcgatccggaattaacTAGCTTCCcgcgaccggctatttaagctggtctgttCCGTTCTCAACTTTCAGTATGGGATCATGTTCCGAGCTACAGTGTTCCGCGATGAACAGTACCCCGGCGCTACAGTACCAgacgtgctacagtacccgagcTACAGTACCCGAGACTGGGTCCGGCCcaatccagctacagtgctcgaGCTACAGTACCCCCCGTCTGCTACAGTAACATCGGCCCAGCACTATTCATTTTTGGCCCACTGGCCCAATGGGCTGATCTGTTACAATCACCCACCCTTTAGGattcgacgtcctcgtcgaatcatcgaaccagcttacccatacgggacaggaacaggatctcctctcttggctCACGACTGTATGTCCTAGTGCCAATCAACACATGTACACGTCTGTGCGTCCAGTGctaacggcgcatcccagatgcccgcgcactgacccgcacACGCCCGTGTACATGCTGGGCCCGTGACCCACACCtacccgtgaaaccgcgagagtcggctctgataccactgtaacgacccggcccgggataacggctaagatctactcttcaagttgagtaaaccacacctactaattaatcctcttgcgctttcgtcctcgcttcgcgcaaaaaggatcgatccggaattaacTAGCTTCCcgcgaccggctatttaagctggtctgttCCGTTCTCAACTTTCAGTATGGGATCATCGTTCCGAGCTACAGTGTTCCGCGATGAACAGTACCCCGGCGCTACAGTACCAgacgtgctacagtacccgagcTACAGTACCCGAGACTGGGTCCGGCCcaatccagctacagtgctcgaGCTACAGTACCCCCGTCTGCTACAGTAACATCGGCCCAGCACTATTCATTTTTGGCCCACTGGCCCAATGGGCTGATCTGTTACAAGTATCAACTCCAAGATGGCAATATGCTTTATCAGCAGGCGTCTCAGCAGGCATACCACCTATTCCTGCATCTTTTCTAGCCTTCTCGGCATTTTCTTCCTCATCTCTCAAACCCAAAAGTCGAAACACATGGTCATCCTCGATGATTTCCAACCTTCCTTCATACTCATCATATATTTCAGTTATTTCAAGTGCATTCCAATCAATAATTTGTGCTGGCAACTCTACTGCAGGAGGTAAAGCTTCATCTACTATACCAGGTGCTTCTACTGGCACTAAACTATGCTCAGGCTCTCCATCGAGCCTAGTAAAAATTGGTTATAGAAAAAAAGGATTAGATAGGCAGCGAACTAAGCTTCTGTGCACTTAAGTTAGATGGACTAACTAATGGATCTCGGAAGCACGACGAGTAAGAAATTGAAGAAAGGACTTACCCAGCAAcaagatcagcccaatcgcagTTCATGAcctttccttctcctctatTGCAGATGCAGATCCACAATGCAGACCCTCTCTATCGCGGCCAAATCTAGCTGCTGCGGACCAGCAGAGGGAAGGAAGCACGAGCACCAGAATAGGAGGGGGCGCCAGCCCTATGGTCGTGCTGTgcagggggtggcggcggccatgggaccAGGCGAGATCTCGGAAGAGGGGAATAGGCACAAGCAGCAAAGGAAAATAAGAAAGAGAGGAGGGGTTCACGTGCTCCTGATGACTCACGAGAGGATAAGGGTATGCTAAAGGGCAAAACGGTCAGGTCAGATTGCTGGAATAAGGAGAAACTGAGAAATGAATAGGAAAATGATGAAAAAGCATTATAGCGGGATGCACTCGTTTCATAATGGCAAAAGAGCGAAGCCCACGAAAACTATGGCAAACTAGCGAAGCCCACTTTTGACCATGGCCAAATCCCAAATTTCTCCTCACCGTCCCCACTCcctcgccctctctctctcctagcTCTCtggctctccgccgccgcctcccctcctgtTCTCCCTCtccgcttgcctccgccgccccgaCCGCTCCCGTGGGATCCAGAtccggcgcggggggggggggggggggggggggggcagcggCTCCCAATTCCTTCGCCTAGATCTGTTCCAGACCTCCACCAAGCTGCCCCTCCATCCGCCCTCACCCTGGCTCCTCAGCTAGGTCCTAGGCGTCGCCGCCTAGAACTCCTGCACCACCTCGAGCTTGGACGCGCTGCAGCACGGTCTGGCCGATGCCGGTGCTTGGGCGGGCACGGCAGCCCAGCTCGGACGCAGCACGGACTGCTGCGGGCTGGAGTGGCAGGCAGACAAGGCCACGGGGGCGCGTCGCGGTGGGTCGAGGTTGGCTGCTGGCGATAGGGCGGCGAGTGGGTCGGTCCCAGCTGGTGCCTCCTgtttcccgccgccgccctctctctctcttcgccacctccctccccttcttcctcccgcctGCCTCGAtcgcccctccccgccgccattGCGCGTCGAGCTCGCTGAGGTCATTCCCATTGAAGAAGGCGCTCGCAGCTGGCAACAGTAGGTCACCGCCGCTGCAACTCCTTTGGCTCCGTTTTGTTGTTCTCGCAGGTGAGGCCAAGCTCATCCGTATCCTCTCTCCTATTCTTCCCCTCTCATGGCCTCCTCTAATCTCTCCTCACTTCTGTGTAGGTGTTGATTGATCAGTGCCATGCGCAAGAAACAGGTGAGTGATTCCCCCCAATCCCCACCTCTCAATTAATTTGGTAGACATTGGATGCAAATCTCATGAGATTTATTGGGGCTTTGTCGTGGGTGATTGATTGCAGGCGCGCTTTTGCAGATAGCGAGTGATTTCCCCCAAATTCCCAGCCTGCAATCACACCACAACGGCTTCCTCATAGGTCGTAATCCACATCCCCTTCCTCTCCATTTTATTTTGCCATGAGATCTGCCCATATCACTTTTCATCTGAAATGTGCATTGTAGGCCTAGATCCGTGCACTGCTCCATTCCGGGCCTATCCCTGAATTTGTTGCGTTGCTGCTACAGTAATGAGAAATAACCCCCTTAATCTCCTTTTTCTGATCCATATATTATGTTCTCTGGTGCCCTGATGTTATTAGttatctttttttatttgtgaCTTGCTTGCCTTTCATTATCCGCTGGTTGAAGCCTCAAAAACAATCAGGTGATACACACATTTGGACTAATGAAATGACAATAT
This window contains:
- the LOC120695415 gene encoding uncharacterized protein LOC120695415, producing MNCDWADLVAGLDGEPEHSLVPVEAPGIVDEALPPAVELPAQIIDWNALEITEIYDEYEGRLEIIEDDHVFRLLGLRDEEENAEKARKDAGIGGMPAETPADKAYCHLGVDTCNRSAHWASGPKMNSAGPMLL